The stretch of DNA TGCCCTGTCCGCGCGGCCGCAGGACGTGGCGGCGCTGACCGCGACGATGATCCTGCGCCATGCCGGCCAGCGGCCCGCTTTGCCCTGGCCCGATGCGGCGGCGCTGGCCGCGCTTGCCCGGCATGACTGGCCGGGCAATGTCCGCGAACTGGAAAATGTCGTCCAGCGCGCGCTGCTGCTGTCGGCGGGCGACCGGATTGCGGCGGCCGATATCGTGTTCGATCCGTCGGCGCGCCCGGCACCGGCGGCGGTGATGGACAGCGCGCCCGCCCCCGCCGATCCGACGCTGGGCAACATCGTGCGGCTGCACGAGGTGCAGGCGATCCGCGACGCGCTTGCCCAGTGCAACGGCAACCGGGTCGAGACGGCGCGCCGGCTGGGGATTTCGGAGCGCACGCTGCGCTACCGGCTCGCGCGGATGCGTGAGGCGGGCGAAGCCGTCGCCACCCGGCGGAGCGCCTGGGCATGAGCGTCGCGGGCCTGAGCGGGGCGGACCGGGTGATGGCGATCCGCGCGCAGATCCTTGAACGCAACGCCGCGCTGCAACGTGCAACCGGCGGGGCCGCAGCCCCGGTCGCCGGCGGCATCGGCGCGCCGCCCGCCCCCGCGCCTCAGGGCTTTGCCGGCACGCTCGAGGCCGCGCTCCAGTCGGTCAACCGCGCCCAGTCGGCGGCGTCGGCGGCCAGCGAAGCCTATGAGCGCGGCGAGACGGTCGACGTCGCGCAGGTGATGCTCAGCCGCCAGAAAGCCTCGCTCGCCTTCGAGGCGACGCTCCAGGCCCGCAACAAGATCCTGTCCGCATACAAGGACATTATGAGCATGCCGGTCTAAGCCATGGTCACGACCGCTCTTGCCGCCGCGTCGCCGCCCGAACCGGGGCCGGCCGATCCGTCCGCGCCGCCGTCCACGACCGCACGGCTTTCCGGCCGCCGCCTGCCGCCGGTCGCCGCGCTGCGCGAACTCTGGGCGCAGCCCGCCGTCCGCCGCAGCGCGCCCGCCATCGGGCTGGCCGGGCTGATCGGCTCGGCGGCACTGGCCTGGGCGCTGATGGCCGCGCCGCCGCAAAAGACGCTGTTTTCGGGCCTTGCCGATGCCGACAAGGCGGCGGCGGTCGAGGCGCTCGAACAATCGGGTATCGCCCACCGCATCGATCCCGCCACGGGCACGCTGACCGTGGCCGAGGATGATTATTACAGGGCGCGGATGCTGCTGGCCGCGCAGAATCTGCCCAAGGCGGATCCGGGCGGCTATGCGCTGCTCGACCAGCTGCCGATGGGCGTCAGCCGCGCGGTCGAGGGCGAAAGGCTGCGCCAGGCGCGCGAGACCGAACTGGCGCGCTCGATCCGCGAGATCGAGGGCGTGACCGATGCCCGCGTCCATCTGGCGATGCCCGAGGCGAGCGTGTTCGTCCGCGACAGCGCCCAGCCTTCGGCCTCGGTGATCGTCCGGCTGGCCGCCGGCCGCGCGCTGGCCGATGCGCAGGTGCGCTCGATCATCAATCTCGTCGCCTCGTCCGTGCCGGGGATGAAGCCCGAGGCGGTGACCATCGTCGATGGCGCGGGGACCTTGCTGTCCAAGCCCGCCGGGGCGGCGCTGGCCGCGACCGACGAGCGGCTGGAGTTCCAGCGCCAGGTCGAGAACAAATACCGCGCCCAGATCGCCCAGCTGCTCACCCCGCTGGTCGGCGCGGGCAATTTCACCGCCGAGGTGCAGGCCGAGGTCGATCTGTCGGAAACCCAGGCGACGCGCGAAGCCTATGGCAAGCAAGGCGCGCTGCGCGCCGAACAGGGGCAGTGGACCGGCAATCAGGCCGAGCCGCCGGTCGCCGCCGGCATCCCCGGTGCGCTGTCGAACACGCCGCCGCCGGCATCCGAAGTCCGTGCCGGGGCCCAGCCCCAGCCGACCGCCGGCACGGCCCCGCCGCCTGCTACGCCCGTCGCGCCCGCCGTCAAGCAGACCGATCAGTTCGCCCGCTCCTATGAACTGGACCGCGAGGTGTCGGTGACGCGCGCCGCGCCCGGCGCGATCCGCCGGCTGTCGGTCGCGGTCGTGCTGCGCGATCCCGAAAGCGGCCGTCCGCGCAGCGCGCAGGAGCTGCGCCAGCTGACCGATCTTGTCCGTGCCGCCGTCGGCTATGATGCCGGCCGCCGCGATCAGGTGGCGGTCATGTCGCGCCGCTTTGCCGGGCCGGCCGATGCGGCGGGCACGCCGTTCTGGGAGGCCGGCTGGTTCCCGGTCGTCGCCCGCCAGGGCACGGCGCTGATCGTCGCGCTGCTGGTGCTGCTGCTCGGCGTGCGCCCGCTCATCCGGCTGATGCAGCGCCCGCGCCGCGCGCCCGAGGCGGCGCTCCCCGCACCGGTGCCGACCGATCCGGCGGCCGATCTGGCGCGGATCGACCATGCCGCCGGCTATGAGGACAAGGTCCGGCTGGTGCGCGACTTCACCCGCGAAAATCCGCAGCGCGCGGCCCTTGCCGTGCGCGACATGATCCGTTCCGACCAGAAGGCCGAGGCATGACCCAGAGTTTGTCCAGCGCCGCACCGCGCGGTTTTTCCGGCGTCGAAAAGGCCGCCGTGCTGATGATGCTTGTCGGTGACGAGGAAGCCGCCGCGATCCTGAAAAAGCTCGATCCCGACGAGGTCCGCCGGCTCGGCAAGGCGATGTTCGCCGTTGCCGATGTCGCCGAACCCCAGGTCGCCGCCGTGCTCGACGATTTCGTCGCCCGCGCCCGCAGCTGTTCGGCGATCGGTTTCGATCCGCGCCCGCAGATCGAAACGATGATGACCAAGGCGCTCGGCCCCGAACGCGCCGATACCGTGCTGTCGCGCATCACCCCGCGTGAGGAGGCCTGCGCGATCGAGATGCTCGACTGGCTGGAGCCGGAGGACATGGCCGCGCTGCTGCGCGACGAGCATCCGCAGGTGGCAGCCGTGCTGCTTGCCAATGTCGATCCCGCGGTGGCCGCGCAGGTGATCGAGCATCTGCCCGATCCGATGCAGCCCGATGTGCTGCACCGGATCGCGACGCTCGGCCCGATTTCGCCCGATGCGCTTGCCATGCTGCGCGATCTGCTGGCGCGGCGGCCGGGCCTTGGCGCGCCGGGCCTGCCGCTTGGCGGCACGCGCGAGGCGGCGGCGATCATGAACAAGGCGCGCGCCGGGGTCGAACAGCGGGTGATGCCGCGCATAGCCAAGATCGACCGCGAGACCGCGCGGCGGATCGAGGAGGAGATGTTCGTGTTTGAACATCTGCTCGATCTTGACCCGAAGAGCCTCGGCACGCTGATGCGCGCGGTCGACAGCGATGTGCTGGTGCTCGCGCTGCGCGGCGCGGACGAGGATGCGCGCGCGATCTTCCTGGCCGCCATGTCGCAGCGCGCCGCCGACACGGTGCGCGACGAGATCGACGCGCGCGGCCAGGTGCGGCTGAGCGATGTGCTCGACGCGCAGCGCCAGATGCTGGCCACCGCCCGCCGCCTTGCCAAGGAAGGCACGATCCGCCTCGGCAACCAGTCCGACGATTATGTCTGACCGCTTCGCGCGCGCCCGCGCCGTCGATGCCGGGGCGCTGGGCGCGGCGATGGCCGCGATGCATGGCGGCTTTGCCGCCGGTCTGGGCATGCCCGCCGAGGCCGCGCCGCCCGCCGCCGCCGATCCGTCCCCCGCGCCGCGCCATTTCCGCCCGGCAGCGCCCGGCGCGCGGCCGACCGCCGGCTGGGACCCGTTCGACCCGATGGGCGATGGCCGGTTTGGCCCGCGCCCGGCCGATCCGTCACCGGCCCCGCCGCCCGCCGCGTGCGATAACGAGGCGATCCGGGCCGAGGCCTATGCCGCCGGGCTGGCAGCCGGGCGCGCCGAAGCCGCCGAAGCCGGGGCGACCGGCGCGGCGTTGACCGCGATTGCTGACCGGCTGGCCGCGATGGCGACGCTTCAGCACGCCCGGCTTGCCGAACGGCTGCGGGCGACCGTCCTGCATCTCACCGCCCAGATCGTGGGGGAGGCGGTGCCGCCCGCCGAACTGACGGCGGCACGGATCGCGGCGGCGGCGGCGCTGATCGTCGACCGCACGGCCCCGGCAGGGCTGCGCCTCAACCCCGAAGATGCCGTCGCGATCGGCGATCATCTGCCCCACGGGCTGGCCGTGACCGGCGATGCCGCGCTGGCGCGCGGGGCGTTTGTCATCGAAACGCGCGACGGCGAAATCATGGACGGGCCGGATCAGTGGCTGGCGCGCCTGCACGCCGCGCTCGATGCCGTTCCCCTTGGTCCCGCACCGGCAGGCGGCGCGGCATGAGCCTTCAGGCCCATGCCGATGCCTGTCTGGATGCGCTCGGGCTCGATCTCGCGCTCGCGCCCGACCGGATCGGGCGGCTGGTCGCCTATGACGGGTTGCTGATGGAGGCGCGCGGCCTTGCGCTCCCGGTCGGCACCATCTGCCGCATCGGCGACGGGGCGGGCATGGTCGAGGCCGAGGTGATCGGTTTTCGCGCCGGGCATCTGCTGCTGATGAACCTTGGCGGCCCGGCGGCATTGCTGCCCGGCGCGCCGGTCAGGCCGCTCGGCCCGCCGGGCGCGGCCCAGGTCGGCCGCGCGCTGCTCGGCCGGGTGATCGACGGCACCGGCCAGCCGATCGACGGGCTTGGCCCGATCCGCTCCGATGCGTGCTGGCCGCTTGCCGGGCGGATGCAGAACCCGCTCGACCGCGCCCGCGTCACCCGCCCGCTCGATGTCGGCGTGCGGGCGATCAACGGCCTGCTGACCATCGGGCGCGGCCAGCGGGTCGGCATCATGGCGGGATCGGGCGTCGGCAAATCGGTGCTGCTCGGCATGATCGTGCGCGCGGTCGAGGCCGATGTCGTCGTTGTCGGCCTGATCGGCGAGCGCAGCCGCGAGGTCAGCGATTTTCTGGAAACCAAGCTTGCCGGCGCAGCGCGCGCGCGCGCGGTGGTGGTCGCGGTGCCCGCCAATCATTCGCCGGTGCTGCGCATCCGCGGCGCGATGCGCGCGACCGCGATTGCCGAAGCCTATCGCGCCGAGGGGCTGAACGTGCTGCTGATCATCGACAGCCTGACGCGCGTCGCCCATGCCGGGCGCGAAATCGGCCTTGCGCTGGGCGAGCCGGCGTCGGCGCGCGGCTATCCGCCGTCCGCCATCGCGATGCTGCCGGGCCTGATCGAGCGCGCCGGTGCCGATGCCCATGGCCCGGGGGCGATCACGGCCATCTACACGGTGCTCGCCGATGGCGATGACGGGCAGGATCCGGTGGTCGACAGCGCGCGCGCGATCCTTGACGGGCATATCGTGCTGTCGCGCGCGCTTGCCGAACGCGGCGTCTATCCGGCGATCGACCTTGGCCCCTCGGTCAGCCGGGTGATGGCCGACATTGCCGAACCTGCCCATCTGGCGGCGGCGCGCGCGCTGCGCCGCCATCTCGCCACTTACGAGGAAAATCGCGAGCTGATCCTGATGGGTGCCTATCGCAGCGGCGCGGACCCGGCGATCGACGCCGCGCTCGCCCATCACCCGGCGATCCTCGACTATCTGGCGCAGGATGCCGATGCCCGTGTCGGCCTTGACGATGCGGTCGCCGAGCTGGTCGGCGTGTTCGGCACGCCCTGATGGCGCGAGACCCCCGGCGGCTGGCCCGGATGCTGCGCGTCCGCACGGTCGCGCGCGATCTGGCCCGCGCCGACCAGCTGCGCGCCGCCGATCAGGAACGCGCCGCCGCCGATCTCGCCGCCCGGCTGGATGCGCTGCACCGGGAAGTCGGGCCGCAGCCCGGCCTGGCCGGGGGCTGGGCCTGGGTGCGGCGGCTGTCTATCGCGGCCGGCTGGCCGATGGCCGGATCGAGGCCGGCCGGCGCATGGCCGCGACCCGCGCCGCGCATGACGCCGCGCGGGCCGCCGCCGAGGCAGCGGCACGCGACCGTCAGGCGGTCGAAAAGCTGCTCGCCCGCGCGCAGGCCGAGCGCGATGCCGCTGCGGCCCGCGCGCTCGAACAACTGCCCCATGCCCCGCGTCTGGCACGGACCTTGCTAAAAAACGGCTGACACGAGCCACCGGGACAGACGCGCCGATGAACAGCATTTCCCTTGGTCCGCCGGCATTGCCGTCCGCACCCGCCCTGCCGCCCAATCCGACCCCGTCGGCGACGGCTGGGGAGGCAGGCGGCGCGCAGGGCTTTGCGGAGCTGATCGGCGGCATCGAACTGGCATCGCTGCCGGCACCGGCCGGCCAGGATTTGCCGGGCGGGCGGCAGGATCCTGCCGCTGGGCTGGGTGGGCGGCAGGATACTGCCGCTGGGCCGGGCTGTGCGCTGGGTGATCTGCCGGTGCTGCCGGCCTTCGTGCCGCCTTTTCCCCCGTTGCCGGGCGCAGATGGCGAAATGGGCGGCGAAGGGGGAGAGGCGGGCGGCCCGGCGGCGCGCCTGCGCGGACGGGTGATGACGCTCGACCCGCTGGCCCTGCCGCTGATGCTGCAGATGCCCGGCATCAAGCTGCCGTCCGTGCAGCCACCGGTGCCGCCCCTGCCGCCCCCGTCTGTCGCCGCCTTGCCGTCGCCGCTGGCCTTGGCTGGCGATGCTGGCGTCCCCGGCCCGGTATCGGCCGGCCCGTCGGCACCGGCTGCCGCTGCGCCGGTCATCGCCGCTCAGCCGCCGGCTCCGGGGCCGGGCGGGATCGGCGCGGTGACGCCTGCCGCTCCCGCTATGGCTGCCGCCCCGGCGGCGGATGCGCGCCCTGGTTCGGCCGCTGCCGAGCGCATGGGCGGCGCGCTGCTGTCGGGCCGCGCGCTGCGCGCCGCCGGGCAAGCCGCCGCCGCGCCGCTCGCTGTCCTGCCCGATCCCGCCAGGCCGGGCGCGACGGGCGATGGCGCGGTGGTGGCGGTTGCCGATGCAGCCGCGTCACCGCCGCCATCCGCCGCGCCGCTCCAGCCATCGCTGCCGCCGTCTGCGCCCGCGCAAGGCCCGTCCCCGGCCCGCCCGCCCGAACCGCCGGTCGACACCGCGCGGAATGACTGGATGCAGTCGATGATCGCCCAGATTGCCGAAACCCAGGCCGAGGGCGGCGCCCGCGCGGCGCGGATCCGGCTGCTGCCCGATGCGCTGGGCGCGGTCGATATCCGCATCGTCGAGCGCGGCGACGGCGTGCATGTCGAACTGGCGGCGGACAATCCGCAGGCGCGCGCGCTGCTGGCCGAGGCGCAGCCCCGGCTCCACGAACTGGCCGAGGCGCGCGGGCTGAGGCTTGCTCAGGCGAGCATAGATGCCGCGCTGTCGGGCGGCCAGTCCGGCCAGTCAGGCCAGCGCCAGCCCGCGCAGGAACCGCCGCCCGTGCGGCGCGGCGATGCCGACCGGCAATCCGCATCGGCACTGGCGCACGCACCGGCAGCCGCGCGTGCCGAGCGCATCGCCTGATTTCCACGCTCCCCAGAACATCTCTGCAGACAAAAAGGGATCTGAACCGCCATGGCCAGTGCCGCCCCGCCGCCCGCCCCCAAACGCCGTTCGCCGCTGCTGCTGATCGGCGGTGTGATCCTGCTTGCCGGCACGGGCGCGGGGGCGACCGTGTTTCTGATGACCTCGGGGCTGGTCGGCGGCAAGCCGGGCGATGTCGCCGCGCCCGCCGGGCCGCAGCTGGTGCCCAAGGGCATGCGCGCCGATGCCGAGACCCCGGCCGAGACGGCCCCGGCCCCCGGCGCGCCCAAATATGAATCGACCTATTTCCAGATGGAGCGCGAGTTCACCTCCAACCTGAAAGACAGCGCCCATCTGATCCAGGTCGGCCTGGCGGTCGCGACCAATTACGACCAGCGGGTGATCGACAATCTGAAGACCCATGAAATGGCCGTGCGCTCGGCCGTGCTGCTGACGCTGGGCGAGACCGACGGGGAACAGGTGTTCACCGCCGCCGGCAAGAAGGATCTGCAGCAGCGCCTTGCCCGCGCGATCAACGCCACGCTTAAGGAAAAGGAAGGCTTTGGCGGCGTTGGTAACGTCTATTTTACTAATTTTATCGTTCAGTAACCATCTAGATGGTTGAAAACCCCGCCTTTGCCGAAAAAGCCCGCGCCCGGGCCGCGCATGCCGAAACGCTGGCCGGGGCCGGGCAGCGTCCGCCGGGCGATCTGGCGGCGCTGGCGCGGGTCAATCAGCGGCTGGCGCGCGGCCTGCGCGGCCTGTTCGAGCCGATGCTGCGCCGCACCGTGCGGATCGAGGCCGAACCGGTCGCGAATGCGCGGTTCGACGCCTATCGCGACGCGCGCGGCGGCGGGCTGGCCTGTGCGGTGCCGATTGCGATGCCGCCGCTCGACGGCGACCTGGTGCTGATGCTGGAGGGCGGCTTTGTCAGCCAGCTCGTTGATCTGTATTTCGGCGGCCCCGGCGCGGTGCCCGCCACGCCCCCGGCAGAGTTCAGCCCGGCGGCCGAGGCGATGGCCGCGCGGCTGGCGGGCGATATTGCCGGCCAGCTGCGCACCGCCTGGGCGGACATCGCCGCGATCGATTTTACCGCCGGGCGGCCAGAGGCCAATCCCGCCATTCTCGCCGCGATCGAGCCGGACGAACGCGTGCTTGTTGCCCGTTTCGTGCTCACCATCGGCGCGGCCCGGCCGGTCGCGCTCGACCTGATCTATCCGGTCGCCGCGCTGAAGCCGGTTGCCGGCCTGTTGTCGTCGCGCGGCGGCCGCGCGCGCCCCGCCGCCGATCCGGCCTGGCTGGGCCGGCTGGCGCGCGTGGTGATGGATGTGCCGCTGCCGGTGCGCACCGTGCTGGCCGAGCCGGTGGTGCCGCTGTCCCGGCTGCTGACGCTGAGGCCCGGCGACGTGATCCCGATCAGCTTCGGGCCGGACATTCCGGTGCTGGTCGCCGACAGCCTGTTCGCGCGCGGCGCGGTGGGCGCGGCCAATGGCCGTGCCGCCGTCCGCCTCAGCCGCCTGCAAAACCCCGATTGCCAAGACCCTGCCGATCAACACCTTGCCCATGAGGATCAGCCATGAACGATATGAACCGTGCGGGCCTGCCGGTCGATGGTGCCGTGGCCGCCAATCTGCGGCTGTTGCAGGATGTGGATGTGCGCCTGTCGGTCGAGGTGGGCGGGGCCAGGCTCAAGCTGCGCGAGCTGCTCGCGCTCGGCGAGGCGAGCGTGGTCGAGCTTGATCGCCATGCCAATGAGCTGCTCGACATCCGCGTCAACGGCACGCTGATCGGCCGGGGCGAGGTGGTGACGGTCGGCGACCGGTTCGGCATCCGCATCGCCGAACTTGCCGATCCGGCGGCCGCCGGGCTGGCAGGGGGTGCCGCCCTGTGATCGGCACCTATCTGCTCAAGCTGGCGCTGCTGCTGCCTCTGGTCTGCGGCCTGCTGGTGCTGTGCCTGTGGGCCTGGCGCAAGCTGGAAACGCGGCTGCCGGGCCTGCCGGGCACGCGGATGATCATGGTCAGGGAAACGATGATGATCGCACCGGGGCTGAGGCTTGCGGTCATCGATTTCGAGGGGGAAAGGCTGCTGGTGTCGGTCGGGCGCGGCGGCGTCACCCTGGTGAACAAGGTGGCTGGCCCAGAGGGGGCCGGTCGCGCGCCGGCGCTGGGGGGCGATCATGGCTGAGGGCGCGCGTCGGCGTCCGGCGGCGCTGTTTGCCGCCCTGCTGCTGCTTGGCGCACCGGCGCTGACCGTCGCGGCCCCGGCGGTCGCCCAGCCGGTGGCTCCATCTGCTGCATCTGCGCCTGCGGCTCCCGCGCCCGTTGCGGCCTCGGCGCGCCCCGGCGCGCCCGAGGCGCTTGACCGCGCGCTCGCCGATATCGGCAGCAGCCGGGGCCGGGCGGACACGGGCGGCGAAGCGCCGCTGTCGCTGTCGCTTCAGATCCTGATCATCATGTCGCTGCTGACGGTGCTGCCGTCGCTGCTGCTGATGATGACCAGCTTCACCCGCATCATCATCGTGCTGTCGATCCTGCGCCAGGCGCTCGGCCTTCAGCAGACGCCGCCCAATCAGGTGCTGATCGGCCTGTCGCTGTTCCTCACCCTGTTCGTCATGTCGCCGGTGCTGTCGCGGGTGAATGCCGAGGCGGTCGAACCCTATGCCGCCGGGCGCATCCAGGCATCCGAGCTGATCCGCCGGTCGGGCGATGTCATGCACGGCTTCATGATCAAGCAGACGCGGGTCAAGGACCTGCAGATGTTCTCGACCCTTGCCAAAAAGGGTCCGTTCGCGCGGCCCACCGACATTCCCTTCTCGATCGCGCTGCCGGCGTTCGTGACGTCGGAGCTGAAGACCGCCTTCCAGATCGGTTTTCTGATTTTCCTGCCGTTTCTGATCATCGATCTGGTGGTCGCCAGCGTGCTGATGGCGCTTGGCATGATGATGCTGTCGCCGACGATCATCTCGCTGCCGTTCAAGCTGCTGCTGTTCGTGCTCGTCGATGGCTGGGCGCTGACCATGGGGTCGCTTGCCAACAGTTTCGTCGGATAAGCGGGGGCGGCTGATGGACGCGTCCTATTTCATCGCGGTCGGGCGCGAGGCGATGTGGGTGCTGGCGCTGGCCGCCGCGCCGATCCTCGTCCCCGCGCTGCTCGCCGGGCTGCTGCTCGGCATGGTGCAGGCGGCGACCTCGATCAACGAGGCGACATTGTCGTTCGTGCCCAAGCTGGTGGTCGTCGGCCTGTCGATCGCGATCTTCGGCGGGCTGATCCTCGGCCTGATCGGCGATTTCACCGTGTCGATCTTCGAACGCATTCCCGAGCTGGTGCGCTGACATGCTGGGCCTCGGCCTGCCGATGGTCGAACCGGCGCTGTTTTCGCTGCTGTTCGTGATGGTGCGCGTGGGCGCGGCCTTTGTCGCCGCGCCGGTGTTCGGCGCGGTCGCGGTGCCGCTGCCGGTGCGGATCATCCTTGCCGGCGCGATCGCCGTGCTGGTGACCGGCCATGCGCCGGTTGCGGCACCTGCGGCGGTGTTTTCGGCGCTGACCATGCTTCAGGTCGCGCAGGAGGCGCTGGTCGGGCTGGCGCTCGGCTTCGTGCTCCAGATCGCCTTTGCCGGGCCGCTGGTCGCCAGCGAAGCGCTGGGCGGGGCGATGGGCCTCAGCTTTGCGACCTCGGTCGATCCGCAGGCCGGCACCTCAAGCCCCGCGCTCGGCCAGTTCCTGACCATCGTGATGACGCTCCTGTTCCTCGCGCTCGACGGGCATCTGCTGCTCGTCGATCTGGTCGTGCGCAGCTATGGCGTGCTGCCGCCCGGCGATGCGTGGCTGAAGCCCGCCCAGCTGCGCGACATCGCGCTGTTCGGCGGCCATGCCTTTGCCGCCGGGCTGCTGCTGGCGCTGCCCGTCGGCTTCACGCTGCTTTGCCTCAACATCATCGTCGGCATGCTGTCCCGCTCGGCCCCGGCGCTCAACCTGTTCGCGGTCGGCCTGCCGGCGAGCCTGGCGACCGGGCTGGTCGCGCTCGCCATCGCCTTTCCCGCGATGGGCGAGCAGATGGGCCTGATCGTCCGCGAGGGCTGGCGGCGGCGAGTTCATTGGTGCTCGGCCGATGAGCGCGGAGACGGCGGGCGAAAAGACCGAAGCCCCAACCCCCAAAAGACAGCGCGACGCCGCCGACAAGGGCGAGGTGCTGCGCAGCCGCGAGCTGGCGACGGCGGCGGTGGTGCTGGGCGGTGTCGCCTGGCTGGCGCTGGCGGGGCCGGCGCTCATCGAGGCGCTGAAGCTGGTGCTGCGCGACTCGCTGGCCTTTGGCCGGGGCGATATCGTGGATTTCGCGCCGTGGCGGCCGCTGCGCGCGGCGCTGATGATCCTTGCCCCGTCGCTCGCCGGGCTGTTCGCGCTCACCATGGTGACGGCGATCCTCGCGCAGGCGGGGCTGGGCGGCGCGCGCTTCAACCCCGCGCTGATGGGGTTCAAGGCGTCGCGCATCGATCCGGCGGCGGGCCTCAAGCGGATGTTCGGCACCCAGGGTCTGATCGAACTGGGCAAGGGGCTGATGAAGGTCGCGCTGCTGGGCGGGATCGGCGCATGGATGCTCATCGGCATGAAGGGGCTGGCGCTCGGCCTGCCGGCGGCGGCGGTCGGCCCGGCGGTCGCGGCGCTTGGCGGCAGTTTCGTCACCCTGTTGCTGGCGATGGCCGGGGGCTGGCGGTGATCGCCGCGATCGACGTGCCGATCCAGGCGATCCGGCTGCGCAGCCGGCTGCGCATGACCCGGCAGGAGGTGAAGGACGAGCACAAGGAAAGCGAGGGCGCGCCCGAGCTCAAGGCCGCGCTGCGCCAGCGCCAGCGCGAGATCCTGAAGGGCGGGATGCGCGGCGCGGTGGCGGGCGCGCATGTCGTGCTCACCAACCCGACCCATTTCTCGGTCGCGCTGCGTTACGAACGCGGGGAGGACGAGGTGCCGGTGGTCGTCGCCAAGGGCCGGGGGCGAAGGCGCTCGCCATCCGCGAACTGGCGCGCGAGCTGGACAAGCCGGTGCTCGAATATCCCGCGCTTGCCCGCGCCGTCTATTTCACCAGCCGCGAGGGGCAGCAGATCCGCGACGATCTGTATGTCGCGGTCGCGACCGTTCTTGCCTTTGTGTTCGGCGTCAATCTGCGCGCGGGCGGCGGCCAGCCGGCGGTGCTGGTGCCCGACACCGCGCTGTTCGACGAACATGGCGTGCCCCAGCGGCGCGGATAACGCGCCCACCCGCTTAAGCTTTGCCGCGCACGGCCGATCTTGAAGGCAAAGGATCGCGACCCATGACCTCCATCACCCAGGCACTTGGCCAAGGGGCCGGCATCGACACCAAGGCGCTGGTCGGCCAGCTGGTCGATGCCCAGTTTGCCAACCGCACGCGCGAAATCGGCACGCGCCAGGAAAAGCTGACCGCGCAGATCTCCGCGCTCAGCCGGCTGCGCAGCGGCCTGTCGGGCTTTTCAACCGCGCTCACCAGCCTTGTCGACAGCGGCAGCCTGTCGACCCAGCCGGCCAGCGCCGATCCCGCCGTGCTCGGCGTCGGCCGCCTGCCGGGTGCCAATGTCGCCGGCCTGTCGGCCGAGGTCGAGGTGCGCCAGCTGGCCGCCGCGCAGGTGGTGACATCGCCGCTGCTGCCCGGCCGCGCGGCTCCGGTCGGGCGCGGGCAGCTGACGATCAGCCTGGGCACGGTCGACTGGGCGGGCGATGTGCCGAACGGCCTTGCCCCCCGGCCCGGCAGCACGCCGGTCACGGTGACGATCGGCGAGGGCAATGACAGTTTGCAGGGGCTGGCGAGCGCGATCAACGCCGCGCGCGCCGGGCTGACCGCCAGCGTGATCAGCGATGCTGATGGCGCGCGCCTGTCGATCAAGGGACCAACCGGGGTCGAACAGGGGTTCACGATCACGGCCGCCGAGGATCCGGCTGCGCCGGGGCTGGGCGCCTTTGCCTTTGCCCCGGGCGCTGCCGCGATGGCGGTGACGCGCAAGGCGGCGGACAGCGTGGTCGCGGTCGACGGCGTCGCCGTTCGCCGCCCGGGCAACAGCATCACCGATCTGGTGCCGGGCATCCGCCTCGATCTCGTCCGCGCCGATCCCGGCCGGGCGGTCGCGGTGACGACGGCACCGCAGACCGCAGGCCTTGCCCAGGCGGTCGCCGACATCGTCGCCACCTATAACGAGCTGATCAACATCGCCCGTGCGGATACCGATCCGGTCGCCGGCGTGCTGTCGGGCGATGCCGGGGGGCGCGCCTTCATGGCGCAGCTGGGCGGGCTGACCAACCGGCCGATCAACCCGGCCGCCGCGCCCGGCGAACCGCTGACGCTGGGTGAACTCGGCGTCGCCACCGGCCGCGACGGCACGCTGACGCTCGATCCGGCGCGGCTGCAGCGCGTGCTCGCGGACACTCCGGCGGCGGTGGAGCGCATGCTGACCGTCGGGCTGGGGCGTGAACTGCGCCAGAT from Sphingomonas changnyeongensis encodes:
- the fliD gene encoding flagellar filament capping protein FliD, giving the protein MTSITQALGQGAGIDTKALVGQLVDAQFANRTREIGTRQEKLTAQISALSRLRSGLSGFSTALTSLVDSGSLSTQPASADPAVLGVGRLPGANVAGLSAEVEVRQLAAAQVVTSPLLPGRAAPVGRGQLTISLGTVDWAGDVPNGLAPRPGSTPVTVTIGEGNDSLQGLASAINAARAGLTASVISDADGARLSIKGPTGVEQGFTITAAEDPAAPGLGAFAFAPGAAAMAVTRKAADSVVAVDGVAVRRPGNSITDLVPGIRLDLVRADPGRAVAVTTAPQTAGLAQAVADIVATYNELINIARADTDPVAGVLSGDAGGRAFMAQLGGLTNRPINPAAAPGEPLTLGELGVATGRDGTLTLDPARLQRVLADTPAAVERMLTVGLGRELRQISSDLTRRGGGIAASEAGFQRLSRQLSEEQSELTREADQLRTRLTRQFAGMDARVSAYRATQSFLDQQIKSWTADR